From the Mytilus trossulus isolate FHL-02 unplaced genomic scaffold, PNRI_Mtr1.1.1.hap1 h1tg000085l___fragment_1__unscaffolded, whole genome shotgun sequence genome, one window contains:
- the LOC134699875 gene encoding cardioacceleratory peptide receptor-like, whose product MIDEKGLKWISLIILLGIIFLNIEVVVLLVSRKPKSRMKFFVANLAIADLCVGLFFVLPETLFNWFDVLWNPYACYILYVYFSMVPFYVSTYAIVVLSIDRAYVILKPFASASKGKLYRYGLALSSWVIGCILAIPYGVFGTYSEKEVYCSHEAPSLVMLYLDLCTIIVIPLLIISACYIIIIIKIYGRRSGEFILNKSKDSGKIFYNSGNYINDSNIKSFKHFEYTPVVSKEYIVLAVPNVLP is encoded by the exons ATGATAGATGAAAAG ggTCTGAAATGGATTTCCTTGATTATTCTCCTTGGaataatatttctaaatatagaGGTGGTAGTGTTATTAGTATCGAGAAAACCAAAATCTAGAATGAAATTTTTTGTGGCGAACTTGGCAATTGCAG atcTTTGCGTGGGACTATTTTTTGTACTGCCTGAGACTCTGTTTAATTGGTTTGATGTCTTATGGAATCCATACGCGTGTTATATTCTTTACGTGTATTTCTCAATGGTTccattttatgtgtcaacatATGCAATCGTAGTGTTATCAATTGACCGTgcatatgttattttaaaaccCTTTGCGTCCGCATCTAAAGGCAAACTATATCGATATGGACTAGCATTGTCCTCATGGGTGATTGGATGTATCCTTGCAATTCCTTACGGGGTGTTTGGTACATATAGCGAAAAGGAAGTTTACTGCTCACATGAGGCTCCAAGCTTA GTTATGTTGTACTTAGATCTCTGTACTATTATCGTAATACCACTGTTAATAATAAGTGCGTGTTACATTATTATCATCATCAAAATATATGGTCGCAGGAGTGGTGAATTTATTCTAAATAAAAGCAAAGAttcaggtaaaatattttacaacagTGGTAATTATATAAACGATTCTAACATTAAGTCCTTCAAACACTTTGAGTACACACCAGTGGTAAGCAaggaatatattgttttggctgTTCCGAACGTACTCCCTTGA